In Arthrobacter sp. B3I9, the following are encoded in one genomic region:
- the rhaS gene encoding rhamnose ABC transporter substrate-binding protein: MMLNRKNTGPTGRLASLVAVTAAAALALTACGGGSGSTGGSSSSAAGGGGGDLKITFIPKQLNNPYTDVVLGGGKKGAQEAGFGSSQVVGPLEASASSQVSFINAETQAGTNVITIAANDPDAVCTALGEARSAGAKIVAFDSDTNPDCRDVFISQVVAKEVALIQTKLISQQIGGSGEIAILSATANATNQNEWIKFMEEELASNPAYKDIKLVAKVYGDDNDTKSFQEAQGLLQAHPNLKGIISPTTVGIAATARYLSTSAYKGKVALTGLGLPNEMRPFVKDGTVKEFALWDPAQLGYVAAFAGKALIDGKITGAEGDTFTAGELGERKVEKGGLVIVGPPTVFNADNIDKYNF, translated from the coding sequence ATGATGTTGAACCGCAAAAACACAGGCCCGACCGGCCGCTTGGCGTCCCTGGTCGCCGTCACCGCCGCGGCGGCTCTCGCCCTGACGGCCTGCGGCGGCGGCTCCGGATCGACCGGCGGCAGCAGCAGCTCCGCGGCGGGAGGAGGGGGAGGGGACCTCAAAATCACCTTCATCCCCAAGCAGCTGAACAACCCCTACACGGACGTTGTCCTGGGCGGCGGTAAGAAGGGCGCCCAGGAAGCAGGCTTCGGCTCGTCCCAGGTGGTCGGCCCGCTGGAAGCGTCCGCCTCCAGCCAGGTCTCGTTCATTAACGCCGAAACCCAGGCGGGCACGAACGTGATCACCATTGCCGCCAATGACCCCGATGCCGTGTGCACAGCCCTTGGCGAAGCGCGCTCCGCCGGGGCGAAAATCGTGGCCTTCGACTCGGACACCAACCCGGACTGCCGCGACGTGTTCATCAGCCAGGTTGTCGCCAAGGAGGTGGCGCTGATTCAGACCAAGCTGATCTCCCAGCAGATCGGCGGCAGCGGCGAGATCGCGATCCTCTCGGCCACCGCGAACGCCACCAACCAGAACGAGTGGATCAAGTTCATGGAAGAGGAACTGGCTTCCAACCCGGCGTACAAGGACATCAAGCTCGTCGCGAAGGTCTATGGCGATGACAACGACACCAAGTCCTTCCAGGAGGCGCAGGGCCTGCTGCAGGCCCACCCGAACCTGAAGGGCATCATCTCCCCGACCACCGTGGGTATTGCCGCCACAGCGCGGTACCTCTCCACGTCGGCGTACAAGGGGAAGGTCGCGCTTACCGGACTCGGCCTGCCCAATGAGATGCGGCCCTTCGTCAAGGACGGGACCGTGAAGGAGTTTGCCCTGTGGGACCCGGCGCAGCTGGGATACGTGGCCGCCTTCGCCGGCAAGGCGCTCATCGACGGCAAGATCACCGGCGCCGAAGGCGATACCTTCACAGCCGGCGAACTGGGCGAACGCAAGGTCGAAAAGGGCGGTCTCGTGATCGTGGGACCGCCGACCGTCTTCAACGCCGACAACATCGACAAGTACAACTTCTAA
- a CDS encoding ABC transporter permease, with amino-acid sequence MSETTSTSTAPAPMADSTKPLASEPKGKTGAARILASRDAVTIYALIAFLLYAAIAIPRFASPVTTGFLLLDVIPVLLIAMPMTLIIVTGEIDLSVASTAGLTSALMGVLWAGGMDIWLVLAISLLAGVAAGMFNGFLIAVLGLPSLAVTIGTLALFRGLALVIIGDNAVANFPKPLTAFFTSKLGGTGIPTVMIGVVLVMIFFGVLLHFTPFGRGLFAMGYSKEAAGFVGINVARSKFWLYVGSGAVSALAGIYWTLRYTSARSDNASGLELAVIAAVLLGGVSIFGGKGSIPGVIAGVLLIGTLNYALRLARVSDVVLITVTGLLLIFSVVAPSVGAAVKDWRHTRRVRRSFSQKAA; translated from the coding sequence ATGTCTGAAACCACATCGACCAGCACGGCGCCGGCCCCCATGGCGGACAGCACCAAGCCGCTTGCCAGCGAACCCAAAGGCAAGACGGGAGCTGCCCGGATCCTGGCGAGCCGCGACGCCGTCACCATCTACGCGCTCATCGCCTTCCTGCTGTACGCCGCCATCGCCATTCCCCGCTTCGCCTCGCCGGTCACCACCGGCTTCCTCCTGCTGGACGTCATCCCGGTGCTGCTCATCGCCATGCCCATGACGCTGATCATCGTCACCGGGGAGATCGACCTCTCGGTCGCCAGCACCGCCGGGCTGACCAGCGCCCTGATGGGGGTCCTCTGGGCCGGCGGAATGGATATCTGGCTGGTCCTCGCCATCAGCCTGCTGGCCGGCGTGGCAGCGGGGATGTTCAACGGGTTCCTGATCGCCGTCCTCGGCTTGCCGTCGCTGGCGGTCACCATCGGCACCCTGGCGCTCTTCCGCGGCCTGGCCCTGGTGATCATCGGCGACAACGCGGTGGCTAACTTCCCGAAGCCCCTGACCGCCTTCTTCACCTCCAAACTGGGCGGAACCGGCATCCCCACCGTGATGATCGGCGTCGTGCTGGTCATGATCTTCTTCGGGGTGCTGCTGCACTTCACCCCCTTCGGGCGCGGGCTGTTCGCGATGGGCTACAGCAAGGAAGCCGCCGGTTTCGTCGGGATCAATGTCGCGCGCAGCAAGTTCTGGCTCTACGTGGGATCCGGTGCGGTCTCGGCCCTGGCCGGCATCTACTGGACGCTGCGCTACACCAGCGCCCGCAGCGACAACGCCTCCGGCCTCGAACTGGCCGTCATCGCCGCCGTACTCCTGGGCGGCGTGTCGATCTTCGGCGGGAAGGGGTCCATCCCCGGCGTCATTGCCGGAGTCCTGCTGATCGGGACACTGAACTATGCCTTGCGGCTGGCCCGGGTCTCCGACGTCGTGCTGATCACCGTCACGGGCCTGCTCCTGATCTTCTCCGTGGTTGCGCCGAGTGTCGGGGCCGCGGTCAAAGACTGGCGGCACACCCGCCGCGTCCGCCGGAGTTTCAGCCAGAAGGCAGCTTGA